A genomic stretch from Methanomassiliicoccales archaeon includes:
- a CDS encoding UxaA family hydrolase yields the protein MKAKAIKINEKDNVATALTEIKSGETVVVKGEKEEKIKVVQDIPFGHKFAVTHIPKGSEVIKYGGVIGRATSSIKKGEHVHVHNIESMRGRGDLSKVDVVG from the coding sequence ATGAAAGCAAAGGCGATAAAGATTAACGAAAAAGACAACGTCGCAACGGCGCTGACTGAGATTAAATCAGGCGAGACGGTTGTGGTTAAGGGGGAGAAAGAGGAGAAGATTAAAGTCGTTCAGGACATTCCTTTCGGGCACAAGTTCGCAGTCACGCATATTCCCAAAGGATCAGAGGTTATCAAATACGGGGGGGTCATTGGGAGGGCAACTTCAAGCATAAAAAAGGGAGAACATGTACATGTTCATAACATCGAAAGCATGCGAGGTCGAGGGGATCTTTCGAAGGTGGATGTTGTAGGTTGA
- a CDS encoding UxaA family hydrolase yields MKDASAEHRKEFSASELTIGIKCGASDTTSGIVSNPATGVAADRIIGCGGRVIFGETTEIIGAEHILGKRAANKKVSDSLYEIVSRMEKEGNRMRVNIRGSQPRLKTSEEDFRASRRNRLVHYIRQAVRHWST; encoded by the coding sequence GTGAAGGATGCATCGGCTGAACACCGTAAAGAATTCTCGGCATCTGAACTCACGATCGGGATCAAGTGTGGTGCATCCGATACAACGTCCGGAATCGTATCGAATCCGGCGACTGGTGTTGCTGCAGACAGGATCATCGGGTGTGGTGGACGCGTTATTTTTGGCGAAACAACAGAGATCATCGGTGCGGAGCACATCCTTGGGAAAAGAGCGGCGAACAAGAAAGTCTCTGACAGTCTCTATGAAATCGTGTCGAGAATGGAGAAAGAAGGAAACAGAATGAGAGTAAATATCCGCGGGTCTCAACCACGCCTGAAAACATCAGAAGAGGACTTTCGAGCATCGAGGAGAAATCGCTTGGTGCATTACATAAGGCAGGCAGTACGTCATTGGTCGACGTGA
- a CDS encoding UxaA family hydrolase: MISMDSPGREIEVVSGFMARGCSGGRVLNESRCPPFGLPVEPMTKVTGNPRTASEREDDIDVDAFDVIEVAGIIETAGKSIYDEILAAVSGKLVEAEIFGYSFVDIWRIGLIL, from the coding sequence TTGATTTCAATGGATTCCCCAGGACGTGAGATCGAGGTTGTTTCTGGCTTTATGGCAAGGGGGTGCTCAGGTGGTCGTGTTCTCAACGAGTCTCGATGCCCCCCATTCGGTCTTCCCGTTGAACCGATGACGAAAGTGACAGGCAATCCAAGGACTGCGTCGGAGAGAGAAGACGACATCGATGTTGATGCTTTCGATGTCATCGAAGTCGCTGGGATCATAGAGACTGCCGGCAAGAGTATCTACGATGAAATCCTTGCTGCGGTTTCAGGAAAACTCGTTGAGGCGGAGATATTTGGCTACAGCTTTGTCGATATCTGGAGAATCGGGCTAATACTATGA
- the larA gene encoding nickel-dependent lactate racemase, translating into MGIPLRYGKKEIVVEIPERNIIWELSPNDLPAVDDERKAVADAVSNPINSERLSNMVKPHMNVVIIADDFTRSTPKKIILPVILDELNRAGVSDEKITVLIGLGTHRYMTGEEIVKNFGSEVVSRVKVLNHEWMDPQNLVYVGTTTNGTPVTVNRIAYEADFLIGVGSIVPHCWAGFSGGAKIVQPGICGPETTAATHHLIFDDDDRVLDYAGMRGNKVMEEMRAVALKAGLRFIVNAVINSNGQLVRVVAGDPIAAHDAGIEVSRRIFVREVGKRADIVIVEAYPADLDMWQAAKPLSYSRRVVKDGGTVIFLTAAPDGISPTHPFLAEKGQYSYQELKQMMRCDLVDDKVAGSLLMLIKKGVEGVNVLVVSDGLTKEMKWKMDMGHADSMEDALNLALEKHGSDATVGIIHHGGDLLPVLKERGRVS; encoded by the coding sequence ATGGGAATCCCTCTTAGATACGGAAAGAAAGAAATTGTGGTTGAGATCCCAGAGAGAAATATCATATGGGAACTTTCGCCCAATGATTTGCCTGCGGTTGATGATGAACGCAAAGCCGTTGCAGATGCAGTCTCAAATCCGATCAACAGTGAAAGACTAAGCAACATGGTCAAACCACATATGAATGTCGTGATTATCGCGGATGATTTCACGCGCTCGACACCAAAGAAAATTATCTTACCAGTGATTCTTGATGAGCTCAATCGCGCCGGCGTTAGTGATGAGAAGATCACAGTTCTTATCGGCTTGGGTACTCACCGATATATGACTGGAGAGGAGATTGTTAAGAACTTCGGAAGCGAGGTCGTTTCGAGGGTCAAGGTCCTCAATCATGAATGGATGGATCCTCAAAATCTCGTGTATGTTGGCACGACCACAAATGGAACCCCCGTAACGGTTAATCGAATTGCGTATGAGGCGGATTTTCTCATCGGTGTTGGGAGTATTGTTCCCCATTGCTGGGCGGGGTTTTCGGGCGGGGCGAAAATTGTTCAGCCAGGTATTTGCGGTCCTGAGACAACGGCTGCAACCCATCACTTGATTTTCGACGATGATGATAGGGTACTCGATTACGCTGGTATGCGTGGGAATAAGGTGATGGAGGAGATGCGCGCTGTTGCATTGAAGGCAGGGTTGCGCTTCATCGTCAACGCTGTCATCAACAGCAATGGGCAGCTTGTCAGAGTTGTTGCTGGCGATCCGATTGCTGCCCACGACGCAGGAATCGAAGTTTCCAGGCGCATTTTCGTGAGAGAGGTTGGGAAGAGGGCGGATATCGTTATCGTCGAAGCATATCCGGCTGATCTTGATATGTGGCAGGCTGCGAAGCCGCTTTCGTATTCGAGACGGGTCGTCAAGGATGGGGGGACTGTAATTTTCCTCACGGCAGCGCCCGATGGCATCTCACCGACGCATCCATTCCTTGCCGAAAAAGGTCAATATTCATATCAGGAGCTTAAGCAAATGATGAGATGCGATCTTGTCGATGACAAAGTCGCAGGCTCGCTTCTCATGCTCATAAAGAAAGGAGTGGAAGGTGTCAATGTCCTCGTCGTCTCGGATGGGTTGACGAAGGAAATGAAGTGGAAGATGGATATGGGACATGCCGACTCGATGGAGGATGCCTTGAACTTGGCTTTGGAAAAGCATGGGAGTGATGCCACGGTGGGCATCATTCATCACGGTGGTGATTTGTTACCCGTTTTAAAAGAAAGAGGTAGGGTCTCATGA